The following coding sequences are from one Bufo bufo chromosome 2, aBufBuf1.1, whole genome shotgun sequence window:
- the LOC120992439 gene encoding 3-hydroxy-3-methylglutaryl-coenzyme A reductase-like isoform X2 encodes MRLRSPVAVKMLSRLFRMHGQFVATHPWEVIVGTVTITICMMSMNMFTGNDKICGWNYECPKFDEDVLSSDIIILTITRCIAILYIYFQFQNLRQLGSKYILGIAGLFTIFSSFVFSTVVINFLDKELTGLNEALPFFLLLIDLSKASALAKLPLSSNSQDDVRDNIARGMAILGPTFTLDALVECLVIGVGTMSGVRQLEIMCCFGCLSILANYFAFMTFFPACVSLVLELSRESREGRPIWQLTQFGNVLEEEEDNKPNPVTQRVKMIVSLGLVLVHAHSRWISEPSPQNSTAISDHKITIGLDDSMPKWIEPNMPFWQFYLSRMITMDIEQVITLGLALLLAVKYIFFEQTETESTLSLKNPITSPVTVQKKQVEHCCRMESVPETTPKECKVEDVSSKEEKEAVIKPLPLENSPKGNFMLDDSSSSADSSEEEKETNFEIPTEPRPIDECLRILKNPEQGAQYLSDAEVIKLVNAKHIPSYKLESMMESPERGVAIRRQMLAPKLPQSSALLNLPYKNYNYSLVMGACCENVIGYMPIPVGVAGPLLLNNKEFQVPMATTEGCLVASTNRGCRAILLGGGAHSRILADGMTRGPVVRLPSACDAAEVKNWLDSPEGFKVIKDTFDSTSRFARLGRLQTSVAGRNLYIRFQSKTGDAMGMNMISKGTEKALSRLQEEFPELHVLAVSGNYCTDKKPAAINWIEGRGKSVVCEATIPANVVRELLKTSTAALVEVNISKNLIGSAMAGSIGGYNAQAANIVTAIYIACGQDAAQNVGSSNCITLMEATGPTNEDLYISCTMPSIEIGTVGGGTTLGPQQACLQMLGVQGASSEYPGKNACQLAQIVCGTVLAGELSLMAALAAGHLVKSHMVHNRSKINLQDMPGTCTKKAA; translated from the exons ATGCGTCTAAG GTCACCAGTAGCCGTGAAGATGTTGTCCAGATTGTTTCGTATGCATGGCCAGTTTGTGGCTACCCATCCCTGGGAGGTCATCGTGGGTACGGTGACCATCACCATCTGCATGATGTCCATGAACATGTTCACAGGGAATGATAAGATCTGCGGCTGGAACTATGAGTGCCCCAAGTTTGATGAA GATGTACTAAGCAGCGACATCATCATCTTAACCATCACACGGTGCATTGCCATCCTCTACATCTACTTTCAGTTTCAGAACCTCAGGCAGCTTggatctaaatacattttag GTATTGCTGGCCTCTTCACCATCTTTTCAAGCTTTGTCTTCAGCACAGTGGTCATTAATTTCCTGGATAAAGAACTGACAGGCTTGAA TGAGGCTCTTCCTTTTTTCCTGCTGCTTATTGATCTCTCAAAGGCCAGTGCATTAGCTAAATTGCCCCTTAGCTCCAACTCACAG GACGACGTTCGAGACAACATTGCTCGTGGCATGGCCATCCTGGGGCCTACATTCACCCTGGATGCGCTTGTTGAATGTCTAGTGATTGGAGTGGGAACAATGTCAG GCGTTCGCCAGTTGGAGATAATGTGCTGTTTTGGCTGCTTGTCGATCCTAGCAAACTATTTTGCCTTCATGACGTTTTTCCCAGCCTGCGTGTCATTGGTGCTGGAG CTTTCCAGGGAAAGCAGGGAGGGGCGTCCAATCTGGCAGCTTACTCAGTTTGGAAATGTgttggaagaggaggaagacaaCAAGCCAAACCCTGTCACACAGAGAGTGAAGATGATCGTG TCCCTAGGTCTGGTCCTGGTCCACGCTCACAGTCGGTGGATAAGTGAACCGTCCCCTCAGAACAGCACTGCCATTTCAGATCACAAGATTACCATTGGCTTAGACGATTCAATGCCAAAATGGATTGAGCCCAACATGCCTTTCTGGCAATTCTATCTGTCTAG GATGATCACCATGGACATCGAACAGGTCATAACACTGGGTCTTGCGCTTCTTCTGGCAGTCAAGTACATATTTTTTGAGCAGACGGAGACCGAGTCTACCCTGTCCTTGAAGAACCctatcacctctccagtcactgtGCAGAAGAAGCAGGTGGAGCATTGCTGCAGAATGGAATCGGTGCCAGAAACAACCCCAAAAGAATGTAAAGTAGAAGACGTTTCATCAAAGGAAGAGAAAG AAGCGGTCATAAAGCCATTGCCACTTGAAAATTCACCTAAGGGTAACTTTATGCTGGATGACTcctcatcgtcagctgattcaagTGAAGAGGAAAAGGAAACAAACTTTGAGATACCAACAGAGCCCCGACCCATTGATGAATGTCTTCGTATCCTGAAAAACCCAGAG CAAGGCGCCCAGTACTTGAGTGATGCGGAAGTGATCAAGCTGGTGAATGCTAAACACATCCCATCCTATAAGCTGGAGTCCATGATGGAGTCACCGGAGAGAGGAGTTGCTATTCGCAGGCAAATGCTGGCTCCCAAGCTGCCTCAGTCATCGGCCCTCTTGAACTTGCCTTACAAAAACTACAATTACTCCTTG GTAATGGGTGCATGCTGTGAGAATGTAATAGGGTATATGCCAATCCCTGTTGGTGTGGCAGGTCCTCTCCTCCTGAATAATAAAGAGTTTCAGGTTCCTATGGCTACAACAGAAGGTTGCCTTGTGGCTAGCACCAACCGAGGCTGCAGAGCCATATTG CTGGGTGGAGGTGCCCACAGCCGTATCCTTGCTGATGGCATGACTCGTGGACCAGTTGTCAGGTTGCCTTCTGCATGCGATGCTGCTGAAGTTAAGAACTGGCTTGACAGTCCTGAGGGTTTTAAAGTTATAAAAGATACCTTTGATAGCACAAGCAG GTTTGCTCGTCTTGGGAGACTGCAGACCAGTGTCGCTGGACGAAATCTTTATATTCGCTTCCAGTCCAAAACCGGAGATGCTATGGGGATGAACATGATATCAAAG GGCACTGAGAAGGCTCTTTCCAGATTACAAGAAGAATTTCCTGAGCTCCATGTCCTTGCTGTTAGCGGTAACTACTGTACGGACAAGAAGCCAGCTGCAATCAACTGGATAGAGGGCAGAGGAAAATCTGTTGTTTGTGAAGCTACTATACCAGCAAATGTGGTGCGAGAG CTACTGAAGACATCTACAGCCGCCTTGGTTGAAGTGAACATCAGCAAGAACTTGATTGGCTCTGCAATGGCTGGCAGTATCGGAGGTTACAATGCACAAGCGGCCAATATTGTGACTGCAATTTACATTGCCTGCGGACAG GATGCCGCTCAAAATGTTGGAAGCTCAAACTGCATCACCCTGATGGAGGCCACAGGTCCCACAAATGAGGACTTGTACATCAGCTGCACAATGCCTTCTATAGAGATCGGAACTGTGGGAGGAGGGACCACCCTGGGCCCACAACAGGCTTGCCTACAA ATGCTAGGAGTCCAAGGAGCAAGCTCTGAATACCCTGGCAAAAATGCCTGTCAGCTTGCACAGATTGTCTGTGGCACAGTATTGGCAGGAGAGCTTTCCCTTATGGCTGCCTTGGCAGCTGGACATCTAGTCAAGAGCCACATGGTCCACAACAG gtCCAAAATTAACCTTCAAGACATGCCAGGCACATGCACGAAGAAAGCTGCATGA
- the LOC120992439 gene encoding 3-hydroxy-3-methylglutaryl-coenzyme A reductase-like isoform X1, with translation MLWLSPVAVKMLSRLFRMHGQFVATHPWEVIVGTVTITICMMSMNMFTGNDKICGWNYECPKFDEDVLSSDIIILTITRCIAILYIYFQFQNLRQLGSKYILGIAGLFTIFSSFVFSTVVINFLDKELTGLNEALPFFLLLIDLSKASALAKLPLSSNSQDDVRDNIARGMAILGPTFTLDALVECLVIGVGTMSGVRQLEIMCCFGCLSILANYFAFMTFFPACVSLVLELSRESREGRPIWQLTQFGNVLEEEEDNKPNPVTQRVKMIVSLGLVLVHAHSRWISEPSPQNSTAISDHKITIGLDDSMPKWIEPNMPFWQFYLSRMITMDIEQVITLGLALLLAVKYIFFEQTETESTLSLKNPITSPVTVQKKQVEHCCRMESVPETTPKECKVEDVSSKEEKEAVIKPLPLENSPKGNFMLDDSSSSADSSEEEKETNFEIPTEPRPIDECLRILKNPEQGAQYLSDAEVIKLVNAKHIPSYKLESMMESPERGVAIRRQMLAPKLPQSSALLNLPYKNYNYSLVMGACCENVIGYMPIPVGVAGPLLLNNKEFQVPMATTEGCLVASTNRGCRAILLGGGAHSRILADGMTRGPVVRLPSACDAAEVKNWLDSPEGFKVIKDTFDSTSRFARLGRLQTSVAGRNLYIRFQSKTGDAMGMNMISKGTEKALSRLQEEFPELHVLAVSGNYCTDKKPAAINWIEGRGKSVVCEATIPANVVRELLKTSTAALVEVNISKNLIGSAMAGSIGGYNAQAANIVTAIYIACGQDAAQNVGSSNCITLMEATGPTNEDLYISCTMPSIEIGTVGGGTTLGPQQACLQMLGVQGASSEYPGKNACQLAQIVCGTVLAGELSLMAALAAGHLVKSHMVHNRSKINLQDMPGTCTKKAA, from the exons ATGCTGTGGTT GTCACCAGTAGCCGTGAAGATGTTGTCCAGATTGTTTCGTATGCATGGCCAGTTTGTGGCTACCCATCCCTGGGAGGTCATCGTGGGTACGGTGACCATCACCATCTGCATGATGTCCATGAACATGTTCACAGGGAATGATAAGATCTGCGGCTGGAACTATGAGTGCCCCAAGTTTGATGAA GATGTACTAAGCAGCGACATCATCATCTTAACCATCACACGGTGCATTGCCATCCTCTACATCTACTTTCAGTTTCAGAACCTCAGGCAGCTTggatctaaatacattttag GTATTGCTGGCCTCTTCACCATCTTTTCAAGCTTTGTCTTCAGCACAGTGGTCATTAATTTCCTGGATAAAGAACTGACAGGCTTGAA TGAGGCTCTTCCTTTTTTCCTGCTGCTTATTGATCTCTCAAAGGCCAGTGCATTAGCTAAATTGCCCCTTAGCTCCAACTCACAG GACGACGTTCGAGACAACATTGCTCGTGGCATGGCCATCCTGGGGCCTACATTCACCCTGGATGCGCTTGTTGAATGTCTAGTGATTGGAGTGGGAACAATGTCAG GCGTTCGCCAGTTGGAGATAATGTGCTGTTTTGGCTGCTTGTCGATCCTAGCAAACTATTTTGCCTTCATGACGTTTTTCCCAGCCTGCGTGTCATTGGTGCTGGAG CTTTCCAGGGAAAGCAGGGAGGGGCGTCCAATCTGGCAGCTTACTCAGTTTGGAAATGTgttggaagaggaggaagacaaCAAGCCAAACCCTGTCACACAGAGAGTGAAGATGATCGTG TCCCTAGGTCTGGTCCTGGTCCACGCTCACAGTCGGTGGATAAGTGAACCGTCCCCTCAGAACAGCACTGCCATTTCAGATCACAAGATTACCATTGGCTTAGACGATTCAATGCCAAAATGGATTGAGCCCAACATGCCTTTCTGGCAATTCTATCTGTCTAG GATGATCACCATGGACATCGAACAGGTCATAACACTGGGTCTTGCGCTTCTTCTGGCAGTCAAGTACATATTTTTTGAGCAGACGGAGACCGAGTCTACCCTGTCCTTGAAGAACCctatcacctctccagtcactgtGCAGAAGAAGCAGGTGGAGCATTGCTGCAGAATGGAATCGGTGCCAGAAACAACCCCAAAAGAATGTAAAGTAGAAGACGTTTCATCAAAGGAAGAGAAAG AAGCGGTCATAAAGCCATTGCCACTTGAAAATTCACCTAAGGGTAACTTTATGCTGGATGACTcctcatcgtcagctgattcaagTGAAGAGGAAAAGGAAACAAACTTTGAGATACCAACAGAGCCCCGACCCATTGATGAATGTCTTCGTATCCTGAAAAACCCAGAG CAAGGCGCCCAGTACTTGAGTGATGCGGAAGTGATCAAGCTGGTGAATGCTAAACACATCCCATCCTATAAGCTGGAGTCCATGATGGAGTCACCGGAGAGAGGAGTTGCTATTCGCAGGCAAATGCTGGCTCCCAAGCTGCCTCAGTCATCGGCCCTCTTGAACTTGCCTTACAAAAACTACAATTACTCCTTG GTAATGGGTGCATGCTGTGAGAATGTAATAGGGTATATGCCAATCCCTGTTGGTGTGGCAGGTCCTCTCCTCCTGAATAATAAAGAGTTTCAGGTTCCTATGGCTACAACAGAAGGTTGCCTTGTGGCTAGCACCAACCGAGGCTGCAGAGCCATATTG CTGGGTGGAGGTGCCCACAGCCGTATCCTTGCTGATGGCATGACTCGTGGACCAGTTGTCAGGTTGCCTTCTGCATGCGATGCTGCTGAAGTTAAGAACTGGCTTGACAGTCCTGAGGGTTTTAAAGTTATAAAAGATACCTTTGATAGCACAAGCAG GTTTGCTCGTCTTGGGAGACTGCAGACCAGTGTCGCTGGACGAAATCTTTATATTCGCTTCCAGTCCAAAACCGGAGATGCTATGGGGATGAACATGATATCAAAG GGCACTGAGAAGGCTCTTTCCAGATTACAAGAAGAATTTCCTGAGCTCCATGTCCTTGCTGTTAGCGGTAACTACTGTACGGACAAGAAGCCAGCTGCAATCAACTGGATAGAGGGCAGAGGAAAATCTGTTGTTTGTGAAGCTACTATACCAGCAAATGTGGTGCGAGAG CTACTGAAGACATCTACAGCCGCCTTGGTTGAAGTGAACATCAGCAAGAACTTGATTGGCTCTGCAATGGCTGGCAGTATCGGAGGTTACAATGCACAAGCGGCCAATATTGTGACTGCAATTTACATTGCCTGCGGACAG GATGCCGCTCAAAATGTTGGAAGCTCAAACTGCATCACCCTGATGGAGGCCACAGGTCCCACAAATGAGGACTTGTACATCAGCTGCACAATGCCTTCTATAGAGATCGGAACTGTGGGAGGAGGGACCACCCTGGGCCCACAACAGGCTTGCCTACAA ATGCTAGGAGTCCAAGGAGCAAGCTCTGAATACCCTGGCAAAAATGCCTGTCAGCTTGCACAGATTGTCTGTGGCACAGTATTGGCAGGAGAGCTTTCCCTTATGGCTGCCTTGGCAGCTGGACATCTAGTCAAGAGCCACATGGTCCACAACAG gtCCAAAATTAACCTTCAAGACATGCCAGGCACATGCACGAAGAAAGCTGCATGA